A genomic stretch from Octopus bimaculoides isolate UCB-OBI-ISO-001 chromosome 15, ASM119413v2, whole genome shotgun sequence includes:
- the LOC106872100 gene encoding craniofacial development protein 2-like yields the protein MQHRILYDKPTKRVIIGKKSQLITTSAVRNTAGAAIGVGLVYSARANLLVKETMQVSPQVLRVTLNGNPRLTVISAYSPTDGDSDANAEEFYEEVCRTVNTTPAHNILLVLGDLNTHLGKKSSEDPCWYFHNNTNQNEGHPAGGELDGNQPMV from the coding sequence ATGCAACACAGGATCCTATATGATAAGCCCACGAAGAGAGTGATAATTGGAAAGAAGAGCCAGCTGATCACCACATCAGCAGTGAGGAACACAGCTGGTGCTGCAATAGGAGTAGGTCTTGTGTACAGTGCAAGAGCCAATCTGTTAGTGAAGGAAACCATGCAAGTCTCCCCGCAAGTGTTGAGGGTGACCTTAAATGGAAACCCAAGGCTGACAGTCATCTCAGCCTATAGTCCAACCGATGGGGACAGTGATGCAAATGCGGAAGAGTTCTATGAGGAAGTGTGTAGAACTGTGAACACCACACCAGCTCATAACATCCTGCTTGTTCTGGGTGACCTCAATACACATCTGGGTAAGAAAAGCAGTGAAGATCCTTGCTGGTACTTCCATAACAACACTAACCAAAATGAGGGACACCCTGCTGGAGGTGAACTTGATGGCAACCAGCCCATGGTTTGA